The Mercurialis annua linkage group LG7, ddMerAnnu1.2, whole genome shotgun sequence genome includes the window AGTAGTTTTCttcaatctatttttaaaaaattcacaaataaattcataaaatgaCTTCATCGattatcaacaaaataaaatataaaaattattaaaaaaagttagtGATATGCTACAGTTTAATCAATTATGTTGAATCCGATGCTTTGGAACtcgttttgaaaataaaaaaaattcaaatctagTGGATTCTGAtattattgttaattaaatctattacttaattctaactttttaacatttccaataaaagaaattaaaattttataaaataattaaacaaaacaaataaaaaatacaagtctaataaaatttaaataataatatattattaaaaaaatatacaattaaaatattaaataacgggtcatatagatatcgttaacgtgcgtagcacgtggccaaaAAACTAGTATTccttaaaagagttttatacTCACGAAAAGTTAGATTTTGTTGATAAGGGATAattggaaaattaaaaaaaataagaattaatTAGAGAAGCTTGATATTTTGAGAcaaaattctcaaataaaacGGGACAGCCGTTTCTCATAAAAAAACTACAGCCCGCAACACAAATTCGCTGCTGTTCCACCGCGCCTCCACCGCGCCTCCACCGGACCACCATTGCTTGTACGACGGCAGCCCCGGCTCTAGCATACCTTAGCCCTCAAGTAGATCCGCCGCTAATTCTTACATTTTGGTGCTTAGACTGTTATTATTTGATCGTTTACGTAAGACAGAAAAAAAAAGCTGATTGGGATCTAATCTGATCTCTGCttgttcttttaatttttttgaagctaaaattagattgttttttttattattgagaATTTGATGGCTTCTAACTGtgtttttctatatttttgCTGTGTTCTGTCAGATATTTTGTAGCTGTAATTTTAGAGTTTTTTGTATTTTCCAATGATTAGTAGAGTTTAATTAAGAGTAATGCTGTATTAATACTTGGGTTAAGTTAGTAAGAATTTTAATTTCCTTCAAAATTTTGTATTTGAATGTGAAATTGTTTGTTTGATATGTACTAGAAAATGTTATTTTGTTGTAATTAAGCTTAAATTTCTGGAGTTTGGACTTTAAGGTTACTATACATTTCAAATAATCTTTCTTTATTCATTTTTGAATTAGGTTTTGAGGCGCCGGAAGTATTTGCTGAAAGAGGAAGGAAGCTCTTGATGGTTTTGACGTTCTTTCTTGAATAATTTTGAATGAATCAAATGGTAAGGTTTTGTGACTGGTGTCGTGTTTATATAAGATTTTGTGGACATTGTTGACAATTGTAGGCATGTGATGATCCTCGTTATACTGACATTTGCTAGATTCTAAACATAATCGCTTTTGTTAGCGAATATTGCTTCACTACTAAATTAGTGAACCAAAAAGGATTGAATTATCACTACATCACGAGTCATGACTCAATATGTGTCTCCCGGACCATGTATCCAACACTTTTTCGTCTCTTCTTTTGACATTGATTTGTATACTTAATGCTTGCATTTTGCATCCAGCAATGTACCATAATAGTGATGTAActctactttattttattaaacatgtTGTATGCATTGTTACATTAATGAAGCAACTAAAGATTGAGGAAAATCTTCGTAAAGTTTCAATGATGAAGGATGTTCTATACTTCTAATTTTCCATAATGTACAGAAAATAAATGAACTTTGTCATCACAGTCTGTGTTTACAATATCTGATTAGTTTTTTTTGTCTCTCTTGAATATTTCAGAAGAGAGAAGCGCCCAAGTTTCCATGCTTGGAGACAGAGGTAGACAGAATCAGCAACTTACCTGGGCACATTTTAGACCAAATTTTATCACAGTTGTCAATTAGAGATGCAGTGAGAACAAGTGCTTTGTCAAGTAAGTGGAGGCACAAATGGGCTAAAATTCCAAATCTTGTGTTTGATAACCAATGCATCTCAGTTCCTTCTCAAGATCAAACTCTCGTTAAGAATAAGATCGTCAACATAGTTGATCATGTCCTTTTGCTTCATAATGGACCGAAACATAAATTTAAACTCTCTCACCGAGATCTTCTAGGTGTAAGTGACATTGATAGGTGGATTCTTCATTTGTCCAGAAGTTCTGTTTCTCTCAAAGAATTTGTCCTTGAAATATGGAAAGGGCAGCGTTATAAAGTACCTTCTTCTTTATTCACTTTTGAGCATTTAGTTCATTTGGAGCTATTTAATTGTTTACTGAAACCCCCTTTAACATTCAAAGGCTTTAGGAATTTGAAGAGCCTTGACCTTCAACACATTACCCTGACCCAGaatgtatttgaaaatttaatattcagCTGCCCCCTGCTTGAGAggttgactttgatgaattttGATGGCTTCACTCACCTCAATGTCAATGCCCCAAAACTCCAGTTTTTTGACATTGGAGGTGTTTATGATGATGTTACTTTTGAGAATACTTTTAAGCTAACACTCGTCTCTATTGGCCTGTATGTGAATGTCAAAAATGACCGAAATGTGGTTCATGGGAGTTCTAGTAAATTGCTCAGGTTCTTCGCGAATTTGCCTCACATTCGAAGGCTCGAGGTCCAGAGTTACTTTCTGAAGGTAATCATTCTGCTACATTCATATAACTCAATTTTTATTTCGAAAACTTATAAGTAGTTCATTGAATTATATGACGGAGCTGAAACACACAAATCAACAGATTCATCTTTGTTTTTTTGGTGCTATCTTGCTGTAGTAGCAGTACCTTGGAATTGTGTTACTCAATAGCTATAGTACAAGCACTTGCTTCTAAATAACTCTCTTTAAAGTGATTTAGGGCTCCATTTACTACCTTGTTATATTTATTTGTGATATAGACTTATACCATGGTTCTACTCTATCTTTTGTTTGCACCAGTATTTGGCTATCGGTAATATTCCAAGAAGTTTGCCTAAACCATGCATTAATCTTAGTTACCTATCTATACGGATCAATTTCAATGATATGGAGGAGAACTCAGCTGCCTTATGCCTTTTAAGAAGCTCCCCTAACGTACAAGAACTGGAGATGCTGGTAAgccgtttcatcattttatgtATTTGTCTAACTCACTAGTCAATCCACAATTTAGCAGCACacctttttgtttttcttctccTGCTAATTTATCTAACACATTGGTGCTTATAGCTGTGAACTATATGGAGGAATTTGCAATTTTCTGATATCTTTGAATTCACGCAGGCTCGCCCAGAGGAACAGAGTGTTATCGCAACAATCATCAACTTTTGGGAGGACGAACACTGGAACAATCTATTTGGCCAACTACGACAAGTGAAGATTGTCGGCATTAGTGGTATGAAGTGCGAATGTGATTTCATTAGCTTTCTGCTTTCAAACTCTCCCGTGCTTGAGAGAATGACTGTGAAACCAGCTTCCGGTGATGGATGTTGGGAGCTAGCAAAAGAGTTAATGCGCTTTCCACGTGCCTCAGTGCGATCAGAAATCATTTATATTGACCCGTAAATATGAGTTTAGAGTTGTTGGGTAACCATTAAAGGCGATGCATAACATGTCATAATTATGGTAAAACTCTTATGGTAAAACTCTTTTGAGTAATATATATTATGCATTGTGCTTGATGAATTGGCCATTTCTTAGTCCAATTTTGGAAATGTATAACTAAATAATGGCTTGTAGTCGATATCATTTTGCTCAGATACCAGAGTGTTGTATAAACCGAGAATTGTATAGCAGAaggaacaaaaaattaatatggtaGTGGTTATTTCTTAgcgaaaaaagaagaaacgacTCGGCATCTGCATAagtaaatgattaaaataaaacctttgaaattaaattaaaattaaaagaaactgGAATTGATAAAAGTCCTAAGAGAAATTTGGTCACAAGTTATCAGCCGTAACTTTTTTGCTATTAGGAAAGCTGGTCACccaaaattagattaaatttagTAATACTGATAGTGTTATATTCAAATACAAGAGAAatcatgtaaaaaaaattaaaaaataataatttaatttaggcaataatattttaacttcgaaatcattctaattaattataaagttACATTATAATGAAGGCTTTCTTCGAATAAGTTGGTGTGCTTGCTCCACAATTAAGCATTGCCAGCTAAAGTAATGCTTGGTTATGTTTGCTGGCATTATTAGCTTGATTAGTTGACCATTttagtaatattatttatttactttttctgTGTAAATTTAGGCAATTACCAAGTTATGTAAATTCCATCAAGTTCATTGAACTGAAGGGTCATGTTTATAATTCATTGTAAAATTAACAGTgtgaatttaattattattttattttttgatttatggTAATAGGTCATATATAATTTTTGTGTCTACACCGGATCAAATaatatagagaaaattacaaaaatattacatTCACGCTGATTTTTTACTGCATTAgccacttttgtttttctttacaTTCTCTAGCCAATTGCTTCTTATCCTTTTTGaccaaatttttgaatttatttctttttctaacCATCCCTCACCACTCTCTTCTCTCAACCTCCATCAGTAGCAATTTTATGATCAAATAGAACCATTCACTGCGGCGTTGTCTTCTACCGCTTACATAGAAATCACTCGGCACTAATAATTCTCTAATCACTTtgttaatttcatttttcaacTCATCAAATCAGATTGCGGATCACCATTGTAAAGAGAACGACCCGGTTTCTCTTTACGCCCATAACGTTTGTCCCCTTCATAACCccagttaattcaattatttaacaTTTCTAttgatttgttatttatttttacttaataTAGAATTTAATGGATGACTATCAATTGggtgtttttattttgtattgttAGCTTCTGGATTGCTGTTTTTATGCAAGATGatgcaaattttaattttgttgaagAAATCGGATTACAACAAGTTAAGGTAAACTATATAGACAAAGTTATTTAGTTCATCTAATATTTTGGGGGAGTGTATATTGTTGTTAATTTACGATTGTATTTTAATGTCGCGGGTAGATGTTTGTACACATATATTATTATCCTATAGATCTTGATATAACATCAAATTGTGGGTTAGATAAATATGCACATAATTAGTACAGAATTTGTTTGTTATGGGTAGTGTTATGAATATGTATTCTAAATGTAATTAGTGATGCAtataagttatttgataaaatgtCTAAGAGAGATTTGGGTTGTTGGAATGGTATTATCTTTGAGTATGCACAAAATGAATTAGCTAAAATGGCGTTAGAGTTCGTTTCTATAATGTTTGAGGAAAGACATATGCATGATTTCGCAGAGCTACTTCGATGCGAAAAAGTTATCATTTGCGATACAAGAAATTTAGAAtactttgttttattttaaaaagcgTACACTTTGATTACTGAATTACTTTGATCTATTTTTATCGGGTTTattgattattaaattatttgtaatatgtattatttatgcaTCTGAATTTTACCATGTAtcaataattttctaaaaatttatcGTTTTTATATCTTGGTCCGTATTATATGATATATTAACCAGTTATTGTTTACTGATTCTTCTCTTCTGTTTTCACTTTGAAAAATGTACATGAACTAGTTCTAACACGcatctaaattatttttcagatttatcttagttgtttattaaatatatctaaaatgtattatttttatatgtttatatgtatagTGTGATAATAATTAATCTGTTTTTGTTTACTGATTTTTCTCTTATGTTTTGTAGTTTGTCGATTTCATCAATATTTTCTACAAGAAGTTTAGACTGCTTCCTTTATTTTGAAGAATGTAGCTGAGCTGGTTTCGGGACGTATTTGTGATGTTTTTGAGATGTAtctgaaatgtttttaaaatgcaCATGTCTTTCTTTCTAAAATGTATCTGAATCATTTTTGAGATTTGATTTGTTATGTAAActagaaaattataaatatttacatttttaatataaactcGTATGTGTAAGATTAACTTCAACTGCTGATAAATTTAATGAAGGCATTATATAGTTATTTGTTCAGTTTATTATGTATACACATATTGGATATATCAATGATACATCGTATATACACCactgatacattgtagataaatTACTGATACATCatatattgattaattattttaacaaaatatattttgtatatacaccatagattataatttttacaatcATATGCTCTTATTAACAACATATTGTTTGATTTGTCTCTAACTAAAACTTAAGTTGTTTCAGTTTTTGTGTACATGCTATTATgtatacatattagatacagAAACGATACATTATACATACAACATTGGTACATCGTTGATACATCATAGATACATCATTTATTATATCTTCTAGAATCAGTCTCctattcataataattattttcaacgaataaattttggagaaaatgatacattgtagatacatcgctgatgcattattttctacaaaaaaaaaattcaaatattcatATTTAAAGAACCCATTATGAAAAAACCACATCCTTAACTAATTCAAGTTTTTGGGTTCTTAAAGACCTGAAACAAATTcatccaataataaaaaatttagtacaattgcctaattagtgaaattggttgattaattaaccaaataaaactaTAAGAACTGAAATTGagttacatatatattttgatacattaattatacataaaagatgcataaatgatacattgtagataaattaccgatacattataaatacacaGCTGATACATCGTAGatccatatttttattttttggattattttaacgaaataaattttatatatacaccatagattataaaatttaaaatcatatgctCTTATTAACAACATATTGCTTGATCTGCCATAAACTTTTAGCTATCTCTAGTAAAAATTTAAGTAGGTTCAATTTTTAAGTATATGTTATTATGTATATATTAGATACATCAAcgatacattatatatacaacATTGATACATTGCCAATACATTATAGATATATCATTTATTATAACTTCAAACAGTCTGCAActcattataattattttcaacgaATAAATTTTGGAGAGactgatacattgtagatacatcgtcgatatattattttcaatgaaCAAAAGTGATTCGAATATCTCTATTTAAAGAACTCATTATGACAAAATTACATTCTTAACTAATCCAAGA containing:
- the LOC126657354 gene encoding F-box/FBD/LRR-repeat protein At1g13570-like gives rise to the protein MNQMKREAPKFPCLETEVDRISNLPGHILDQILSQLSIRDAVRTSALSSKWRHKWAKIPNLVFDNQCISVPSQDQTLVKNKIVNIVDHVLLLHNGPKHKFKLSHRDLLGVSDIDRWILHLSRSSVSLKEFVLEIWKGQRYKVPSSLFTFEHLVHLELFNCLLKPPLTFKGFRNLKSLDLQHITLTQNVFENLIFSCPLLERLTLMNFDGFTHLNVNAPKLQFFDIGGVYDDVTFENTFKLTLVSIGLYVNVKNDRNVVHGSSSKLLRFFANLPHIRRLEVQSYFLKYLAIGNIPRSLPKPCINLSYLSIRINFNDMEENSAALCLLRSSPNVQELEMLARPEEQSVIATIINFWEDEHWNNLFGQLRQVKIVGISGMKCECDFISFLLSNSPVLERMTVKPASGDGCWELAKELMRFPRASVRSEIIYIDP